Proteins from a single region of Bdellovibrio svalbardensis:
- a CDS encoding TolC family protein — translation MVRVLFPLILLTTMNTQAQTVLEWKPLLHKVYGQNSEILSLQKQKDSAYYQKSAVKSDFAPSLFLFADRTRQEEKTSFRDTDVTTDTYGLKASWNLFNGFSTYNTVRKYSAEENQSESQIRLKMADIRYQLRRAYIQCLISQRALTTWKRLLQLQIDQLSIVQIKYNKGVEALWSVEISKANVEVTKATIELELNNFSKARSNMEVLIGEPLPANIELVDDLDALLKTEVKGELSPNHPELTLLQQQVEEAGADTSIQRAGYLPSLKANLQWADAKIESQDTTHDNQLSLTLTFPLFEGFSTTNQTSKARAIVLAREYTLTDSRLRLEADVIQGRSLYSANLKFLKAKSSEVKATQLWSQTIEKQYRLGVRKYSDWDQAQTKMITSERDYLSSLRDTLESRILLEKTLAVTEEM, via the coding sequence ATGGTTAGAGTTCTGTTTCCTTTGATATTACTAACGACAATGAACACCCAGGCGCAAACCGTCTTGGAGTGGAAGCCTTTGCTTCATAAAGTGTATGGTCAAAACTCAGAGATTCTTTCTTTGCAGAAGCAAAAAGATTCGGCTTACTATCAAAAGTCGGCAGTAAAATCTGACTTTGCTCCGTCTTTGTTCCTTTTTGCGGATCGCACTCGCCAAGAGGAAAAAACAAGCTTTCGCGATACTGATGTCACGACCGACACCTATGGACTGAAGGCTTCGTGGAACCTCTTCAATGGGTTCTCCACTTACAATACTGTTCGCAAATATTCTGCTGAAGAAAATCAGAGTGAATCCCAAATCCGTCTTAAGATGGCGGATATTCGTTATCAACTTCGTCGTGCCTATATTCAATGCCTTATTTCCCAGCGGGCTTTGACAACCTGGAAGCGACTGTTGCAGCTCCAAATCGATCAATTGTCGATTGTTCAAATTAAATACAACAAAGGTGTCGAGGCCCTGTGGTCTGTTGAGATCTCCAAAGCCAATGTTGAAGTCACAAAGGCGACCATTGAGCTGGAGCTCAATAACTTTTCTAAAGCACGTTCAAATATGGAAGTCCTGATCGGCGAGCCCCTTCCTGCAAATATTGAATTGGTTGATGACCTGGATGCACTTCTAAAAACCGAAGTGAAAGGGGAGTTGTCGCCAAATCACCCCGAGCTGACTTTGTTACAACAACAAGTGGAAGAAGCCGGGGCTGATACCTCGATTCAAAGAGCGGGATATTTGCCTTCACTCAAAGCCAATTTGCAATGGGCTGATGCGAAAATCGAAAGTCAAGATACGACACATGATAATCAACTCAGTCTGACGTTGACCTTCCCCTTGTTCGAAGGTTTCTCGACAACAAACCAAACTTCAAAAGCCCGGGCGATCGTATTAGCGCGTGAGTACACACTAACTGACAGTCGTCTGCGCTTGGAGGCCGATGTTATACAGGGACGCTCCTTGTATTCTGCGAATTTGAAGTTTCTTAAAGCAAAATCCAGCGAAGTAAAAGCCACGCAATTGTGGTCCCAAACCATCGAGAAACAATATCGATTGGGTGTCAGAAAGTACTCTGATTGGGATCAGGCACAGACAAAAATGATAACAAGTGAAAGAGATTATCTCTCAAGTTTGAGAGACACCTTGGAAAGCCGTATCCTTTTGGAAAAGACATTGGCTGTAACGGAGGAAATGTGA
- a CDS encoding efflux RND transporter periplasmic adaptor subunit, translated as MKKQWIALLAASLLLVGFVGYRSFKASNKSDWKSIKPSQAELVIKVTANGSVTPRNKLVVTTPISGRVDRVLVEEGAKVRKGQQVALLSSSDRVALMDSLNQGLDAGEQQRLKDMYRPTPILAPAAGTIVLRAVNQGQSVNTETTLFEISDMLIVISKVDETDIAKVRVGQAVEISIDAYAGHKFAGIVDRIGQQSTVTNNVTTYDVFISPKETFPDNIKSGMSSSVDYLISKKDNALLIPTWLSEGRKNAKMELMIADASGKPQKKEVLLGESNGDSVEVVEGLTSTDELLYKPLTYETETKGAPFSVGGKKSK; from the coding sequence GTGAAAAAGCAGTGGATAGCCTTATTGGCGGCATCGCTATTATTGGTGGGGTTTGTCGGATATCGGTCGTTCAAAGCCTCGAATAAGAGCGATTGGAAGAGTATCAAACCTTCTCAAGCCGAATTGGTGATCAAGGTCACAGCCAACGGTTCAGTCACTCCTCGCAACAAACTGGTTGTGACGACTCCGATTTCGGGCCGAGTGGATCGCGTTTTGGTCGAAGAAGGCGCTAAAGTTCGCAAAGGGCAGCAAGTGGCTCTTCTGAGTTCTAGTGATCGCGTGGCTCTGATGGATTCTCTAAATCAAGGTCTTGATGCCGGGGAACAACAACGTCTTAAAGACATGTATCGACCAACTCCAATTCTGGCGCCAGCGGCGGGTACTATCGTCCTTCGGGCAGTGAATCAAGGTCAGTCGGTCAACACCGAAACTACACTCTTTGAGATTTCCGATATGCTTATCGTGATCTCCAAAGTGGATGAAACAGATATTGCAAAAGTTCGGGTTGGACAGGCTGTTGAAATCAGTATTGATGCTTACGCTGGCCATAAGTTTGCCGGAATTGTGGATCGTATTGGACAACAAAGCACGGTTACCAATAACGTCACGACTTATGATGTCTTTATTTCTCCGAAAGAGACTTTTCCGGACAATATCAAATCAGGAATGTCTTCAAGTGTAGACTATCTGATTTCCAAGAAAGACAATGCTCTTTTGATTCCAACCTGGCTTTCTGAGGGGCGTAAGAATGCTAAAATGGAATTAATGATCGCTGACGCTTCTGGAAAGCCTCAGAAAAAAGAAGTGCTTTTGGGGGAATCCAACGGTGACTCCGTGGAGGTTGTCGAAGGACTGACCAGTACGGATGAATTGTTATACAAACCATTGACCTATGAAACAGAAACTAAAGGCGCGCCCTTCAGCGTCGGCGGTAAAAAATCAAAATAA